In Acidobacteriota bacterium, a single window of DNA contains:
- a CDS encoding phosphotransferase family protein, which translates to MTALDQPTAVRPGEELAAERLAPYLHQALDLAGDLTVEQFPSGFSNLTYLLRLDDRQLVLRRPPFGARIASAHDMGREYRLLSALHPAWGKVPEPLLFCDDEAVLGAPFYVMERIEGVILRSRVKAGQTPSPATVEAAAGALIATLVELHGLDVVGTGLGDLGKGDGYVERQIAGWTKRWIQARTDDLPEMDRAAAWLEENRPPDSAATLIHNDFKYDNLILDGEDPGRVRAVLDWEMATVGDPLMDLGTTLGYWVDPDDPPALKNLALSPTTLPGNPSRRQVAERYAALSGHEVGDGVFVYAYGLFKIAVIVQQIYARYQAGHTQDPRFAGLIHAVRACARGAVQAIERGRIDDLWT; encoded by the coding sequence ATGACCGCCCTCGATCAACCCACCGCGGTTCGGCCCGGCGAGGAGCTGGCCGCCGAACGTCTCGCGCCGTACCTGCATCAAGCACTGGATCTCGCCGGCGACCTCACCGTCGAGCAGTTTCCGAGTGGCTTTTCGAACCTCACCTACCTCCTGCGCCTGGACGACCGTCAACTCGTACTGCGGCGGCCGCCCTTCGGTGCCCGCATCGCTTCGGCCCACGACATGGGACGCGAGTACCGCCTTCTCTCCGCCCTCCACCCGGCGTGGGGCAAGGTGCCGGAGCCGCTGCTCTTCTGCGACGACGAAGCGGTGCTGGGGGCGCCGTTTTACGTGATGGAACGGATCGAGGGGGTAATCCTCCGAAGCCGAGTCAAGGCCGGGCAGACGCCCTCGCCGGCAACCGTGGAAGCCGCCGCCGGGGCCCTGATTGCGACCCTGGTCGAGCTGCACGGATTGGACGTCGTCGGCACCGGATTGGGCGACCTCGGCAAGGGCGACGGCTACGTGGAGCGGCAGATCGCCGGCTGGACGAAGCGCTGGATCCAGGCCCGCACGGATGACCTGCCGGAGATGGATCGCGCTGCCGCCTGGCTGGAGGAAAACCGGCCGCCGGACTCTGCCGCCACCTTGATCCACAACGACTTCAAGTACGACAACCTCATCCTCGACGGAGAGGATCCCGGCCGCGTGCGGGCGGTGCTCGACTGGGAGATGGCGACCGTTGGCGATCCGCTGATGGACCTCGGCACCACTCTTGGCTACTGGGTGGATCCGGACGACCCGCCTGCTCTCAAGAATTTGGCGCTGAGCCCCACCACTCTGCCCGGCAACCCGAGCCGCCGGCAGGTCGCCGAGCGCTACGCGGCGCTCTCCGGCCATGAGGTGGGCGACGGCGTGTTCGTTTACGCCTACGGCCTGTTCAAGATCGCGGTCATCGTGCAGCAGATCTACGCCCGCTACCAGGCCGGCCACACCCAGGACCCGCGCTTCGCCGGGCTGATCCACGCCGTGCGCGCCTGCGCCCGGGGCGCCGTCCAGGCGATCGAACGGGGACGCATCGACGACCTCTGGACTTGA
- a CDS encoding serine/threonine-protein kinase, whose product MSDDWQRLRDRFERALELAGAARDEYLAGLPPDEAKRLRRILAADAAVPDALDGVALDLLYPPLAPGTRAGAWEVVSEIGRGGMGWVYRARRADGLYEQTVALKDIDPALADDELLARFAAERSILASLEHPAIARLLDAGLLPDGTPFLVLEHVEGLPIDRHCADQALDAAARLELVERVCAAVAFAHHRLVIHCDLKPGNVLISGEGEVKLLDFGIARLLGEGRRENPEAPSRRRLTPAFASPEQARGEALTTASDIYSLGAVLHSLLTGRPPDPAEPAPPGGSLDLPRSWRRDLDAILARALAEDPAERYPSVEALAEDLRRVRYGYPVSARAPTWHYRARRFARRHRLGTVATALALLVLSAGVWRVDQERQRAENERQKAGRVADFVTSLIRSANPGEDEAAALFSGDAAARAGRELLLDEGVRRARRELTGDPQVQSRLLFEIGDAYRQLGAAEKAGALFESALILRRQERPANDVAVAEVLLALCRLRLFEGELAAARERCREARTLASEATAGGSAMGEGGGRAVFAAAINELGLVQRAGGDLPGAARYFAAALRLRRELEPADPRAVETSLNNLALAHQESGDAAAAEGLLQEVLASRRSRLDADHLLIAHALNNLASVAQDLGRSGEAAALYREARDRAERSLGREHPFVATLHNNLGALALDQGAVEEARNHFKAALELGRQTRGEGHPEVAGFHHNLAVALHRSGELAAAEAHLATALDIRRQALGVGHPDFAASLFARVAVDLARGEVETAEGALLEARRSWRETPPKQTWVAGWVEAMLGRCHLARGDRPAARRSFERAAERLETAGHGPESAYRRAVAGLLEGVT is encoded by the coding sequence GTGAGCGACGACTGGCAGCGCCTGCGCGACCGCTTCGAACGCGCCCTGGAACTCGCCGGCGCCGCGCGGGACGAGTACCTCGCCGGCCTGCCGCCCGACGAGGCGAAGCGGCTGCGCCGGATCCTCGCCGCCGATGCCGCCGTGCCGGACGCCCTCGATGGGGTCGCCCTCGATCTGCTCTACCCACCGCTCGCACCGGGTACCCGCGCCGGCGCCTGGGAAGTGGTGAGCGAGATCGGCCGCGGCGGCATGGGCTGGGTCTACCGGGCGCGCCGGGCCGACGGCCTGTACGAGCAGACCGTGGCGCTCAAAGACATCGATCCGGCCCTGGCCGACGACGAGCTGCTGGCGCGCTTCGCCGCCGAGCGCAGCATCCTGGCGTCCCTCGAACACCCGGCCATTGCCCGCCTGCTCGACGCCGGCCTGCTGCCGGACGGTACGCCCTTCCTGGTGCTCGAACACGTCGAGGGCCTGCCCATCGACCGTCACTGTGCCGACCAGGCGTTGGACGCTGCCGCCCGCCTGGAGCTGGTCGAGCGGGTGTGCGCGGCGGTCGCCTTCGCTCACCATCGGCTGGTCATCCACTGCGATCTGAAGCCCGGCAACGTGCTGATCAGCGGAGAAGGCGAGGTCAAGCTCCTGGACTTTGGCATCGCCCGGCTGCTCGGCGAGGGCCGGCGGGAAAATCCTGAGGCCCCGTCGCGCCGGCGGCTGACCCCCGCCTTCGCCAGCCCGGAGCAGGCGCGCGGCGAGGCGCTGACCACGGCGAGCGACATCTATTCCCTCGGCGCCGTCCTCCATTCCTTGCTCACCGGCCGGCCGCCGGACCCGGCAGAACCCGCACCGCCCGGCGGCTCGCTGGATCTGCCGCGCTCCTGGCGCAGGGACCTCGACGCCATTCTCGCCCGGGCGCTGGCGGAGGACCCGGCGGAGCGCTATCCATCGGTGGAAGCCCTGGCCGAGGATCTGCGGCGCGTGCGCTACGGCTACCCGGTGTCCGCCCGGGCGCCCACCTGGCACTACCGGGCCCGGCGCTTTGCCCGCCGCCATCGCCTGGGGACGGTCGCCACCGCCCTCGCCCTTTTGGTGCTGTCGGCCGGGGTGTGGAGGGTCGATCAAGAGCGCCAGCGGGCCGAAAACGAGCGGCAGAAGGCCGGGCGGGTGGCGGACTTCGTGACCTCGCTCATTCGCAGCGCCAACCCCGGCGAGGACGAAGCCGCCGCCCTCTTCAGCGGCGACGCCGCGGCTCGCGCCGGCCGCGAGCTGTTGCTCGACGAAGGCGTCCGCCGCGCCCGCCGGGAGCTGACCGGGGATCCGCAGGTGCAGAGCCGCCTGCTGTTCGAGATCGGCGACGCCTACCGCCAGCTCGGAGCGGCGGAGAAGGCCGGCGCGCTGTTCGAGTCGGCGCTGATCCTGCGGCGCCAGGAGCGCCCGGCGAACGATGTCGCCGTCGCCGAGGTGTTGCTCGCCCTCTGCCGGCTGCGCCTGTTCGAAGGGGAGCTGGCGGCGGCGAGAGAACGCTGCCGGGAAGCGCGCACCTTGGCCTCAGAGGCCACGGCCGGGGGCAGCGCCATGGGAGAAGGCGGCGGAAGGGCCGTCTTTGCCGCGGCGATCAACGAGCTGGGACTGGTCCAGCGCGCCGGTGGCGACCTGCCCGGTGCCGCCCGCTACTTCGCGGCGGCCCTGCGGCTGCGCCGTGAACTCGAGCCGGCGGATCCCCGGGCGGTCGAAACCAGCCTCAACAACCTCGCCCTGGCCCACCAGGAGAGCGGCGATGCGGCGGCCGCCGAGGGGCTGTTGCAGGAAGTGCTCGCCTCGCGCCGCTCCCGCCTCGACGCCGACCACCTGCTGATCGCCCACGCCCTGAACAACCTCGCTTCCGTCGCCCAGGATCTCGGCCGGTCGGGGGAAGCCGCGGCGCTCTACCGGGAGGCTCGGGATCGCGCCGAACGCTCCCTCGGGCGGGAACATCCCTTCGTCGCCACGCTGCACAACAATCTGGGGGCCCTGGCCCTCGACCAGGGTGCGGTGGAGGAGGCTCGGAACCACTTCAAAGCGGCGCTGGAGTTGGGGCGGCAGACCCGGGGCGAAGGTCATCCGGAGGTGGCCGGCTTCCACCACAACCTGGCGGTGGCCCTCCATCGTTCGGGCGAACTGGCGGCGGCGGAAGCCCATCTCGCCACCGCCCTCGACATCCGGCGGCAGGCGCTCGGCGTCGGCCATCCGGACTTCGCCGCGTCGCTTTTCGCGCGGGTGGCGGTGGACCTTGCCCGCGGTGAGGTGGAGACTGCCGAGGGCGCCCTGCTGGAGGCGCGTCGAAGTTGGCGAGAAACGCCGCCGAAACAGACCTGGGTGGCCGGTTGGGTGGAGGCGATGCTCGGCCGCTGCCATCTGGCGCGCGGTGACCGGCCGGCGGCGCGCCGGAGCTTCGAACGAGCGGCGGAAAGGTTGGAGACTGCCGGCCACGGTCCGGAGTCCGCCTACCGGCGGGCGGTGGCGGGCTTGCTCGAAGGTGTGACCTAG
- a CDS encoding ECF-type sigma factor — translation MEKDVTTLLLDWGEGDREALGGLLPLVYARLRRQAGAALRRCGGPRGGVTFDPTELVHEAFLELVEQRRVGLRDRRHFFGLAAFLMRRILVARERRRRYAKHAGDLVRTTLDERLLGDDAPSLDLLAVHASLERLERLAPRQARLVEGRFFGGFSLAEAAEILGISLATANRDWRLARAWLRADLAAPGSLEGGAETAAAPETSSPVEVS, via the coding sequence ATGGAGAAAGATGTCACCACCCTCCTGCTCGACTGGGGAGAGGGTGACCGGGAGGCCCTCGGAGGTCTGCTGCCGCTGGTCTATGCTCGCCTGCGCCGGCAGGCCGGGGCGGCTCTGCGGCGGTGCGGAGGTCCTCGTGGGGGCGTCACCTTCGACCCCACCGAACTGGTCCACGAGGCGTTTCTCGAACTGGTCGAGCAGCGCCGCGTTGGGCTGCGGGATCGCCGCCATTTCTTCGGCCTTGCCGCGTTCCTGATGCGCCGCATCCTGGTGGCTCGGGAGCGCCGCCGCCGGTACGCCAAGCACGCCGGCGATCTCGTCCGCACGACCCTCGACGAACGGCTGCTGGGCGACGACGCTCCGTCCCTCGATCTGCTGGCGGTCCACGCCTCCCTCGAACGGCTGGAGCGCCTGGCGCCGCGCCAGGCCCGGCTGGTCGAAGGGCGGTTTTTCGGCGGCTTCAGTTTGGCGGAGGCGGCGGAGATCCTGGGCATTTCCCTGGCCACGGCGAACCGCGACTGGCGCCTGGCCCGCGCCTGGCTGCGCGCCGACTTGGCGGCTCCCGGCTCGCTGGAAGGTGGGGCGGAGACCGCCGCGGCACCGGAGACCTCATCGCCGGTGGAGGTCTCGTGA
- a CDS encoding MaoC family dehydratase, producing MPRIVPPAELLQMAGTSLGPSDWLTVDQQRIDRFADATEDHQFIHVDPKRAARTPFGSTIAHGFLSLSLLPKLSNEITVMPEGLNMAINYGLNKLRFLQPVKAGSAVRLRAEVTDVSEKKPGRLLVTQEVTVEIRDEAKPALVAESLTLYVVGRGEGRE from the coding sequence ATGCCCCGAATCGTTCCCCCGGCCGAACTCCTGCAAATGGCCGGCACGTCCCTAGGTCCCTCCGACTGGCTGACCGTAGACCAGCAGCGCATCGACCGTTTCGCCGACGCCACGGAGGACCACCAGTTCATCCACGTCGACCCGAAGCGGGCCGCCCGTACCCCCTTCGGCTCGACCATCGCTCACGGCTTCTTGAGCCTCTCGCTGCTGCCCAAGCTGTCGAACGAGATCACGGTGATGCCCGAAGGGCTGAACATGGCAATCAATTACGGCCTGAACAAACTGCGCTTCCTGCAGCCGGTGAAGGCCGGCAGCGCGGTGCGGCTGCGGGCGGAGGTCACCGACGTCAGCGAGAAGAAGCCCGGCCGATTGCTGGTGACCCAGGAGGTCACGGTGGAGATCCGGGACGAGGCCAAGCCGGCGCTGGTGGCCGAAAGCCTCACCCTCTACGTCGTCGGTCGAGGGGAGGGGCGCGAATGA
- a CDS encoding SDR family NAD(P)-dependent oxidoreductase: MSIRFDDRVAIVTGAGNGLGRSHALGLAARGAKVVVNDLGGARDGTGASGDAAREVVDKIVAAGGEAFANGADVTEVEQVEAMVRETVDTWGRLDILVNNAGILRDKTFQKMPLEDFEMVLDVHLMGTVHCIRASWGAMREAGYGRVVVTTSSSGLYGNFGQSNYGAAKLGLVGLMKTLAQEGAKHDIRVNALAPCAATRMTEDLLPAEVLALLAPEAVSAGLLALVAEDAPNGAILSAGAGVFALARIFETQGVHLPPDQWTPEAVAERWQEIGDTAGQRAYQGGLEQTTHLLEAAAKAMGIDPSGGGD; the protein is encoded by the coding sequence ATGAGTATTCGATTCGACGACCGGGTGGCGATCGTCACCGGCGCCGGCAACGGTCTGGGGCGATCCCACGCCCTGGGCTTGGCGGCGCGCGGTGCCAAGGTGGTGGTGAACGACCTGGGCGGCGCGCGGGACGGCACCGGCGCTTCGGGCGACGCCGCCCGGGAGGTGGTGGACAAGATCGTCGCCGCCGGCGGCGAGGCCTTCGCCAACGGCGCCGACGTCACCGAGGTGGAACAGGTGGAGGCGATGGTGCGCGAGACCGTGGACACCTGGGGCCGCCTGGACATCCTGGTCAACAACGCCGGCATCCTGCGCGACAAGACCTTCCAGAAGATGCCCTTGGAAGACTTCGAGATGGTGCTCGACGTCCACCTGATGGGCACCGTCCACTGCATCCGCGCCTCCTGGGGAGCGATGCGCGAGGCGGGCTACGGCCGGGTGGTCGTGACCACCTCGTCGAGCGGCTTGTATGGCAACTTCGGCCAGTCCAACTATGGCGCCGCCAAGCTCGGCCTGGTGGGGCTGATGAAGACCCTCGCCCAGGAGGGCGCCAAGCACGACATCCGGGTGAACGCTTTGGCCCCCTGTGCTGCCACCCGCATGACCGAAGATCTGCTGCCGGCGGAGGTGCTGGCGCTGCTCGCGCCGGAAGCGGTGAGCGCCGGTCTGCTGGCGCTGGTGGCCGAGGATGCGCCGAACGGCGCGATCCTGTCGGCCGGTGCCGGGGTGTTCGCTCTGGCGCGCATCTTCGAGACTCAGGGCGTCCACCTGCCGCCGGATCAGTGGACGCCGGAGGCGGTGGCGGAACGCTGGCAGGAGATTGGCGACACCGCCGGCCAGCGGGCCTACCAAGGCGGCCTGGAACAAACCACCCACCTCCTGGAGGCGGCGGCGAAGGCGATGGGCATCGACCCGAGCGGCGGCGGCGACTGA
- a CDS encoding SDR family oxidoreductase, translating into MEVAGKVVLVTGGAHGIGRALAERFARERAHGVAVADLDGEAARRVADSIGGLALTADVSREDDIQRAVERTEEILGPIDLLCSNAGFGYSDAPGWAATSQTDAQWDRIWRLNVMSHVWGARAVLPGMVERGGGWLLQTVSAAGLLSQIGDAAYATTKHAALGFAESLAITHGDQGIGVSVLCPQGVRTHLLEGQPEALPIRAASADGVIEPEEVAESVIAALAEERFLILPHRQVADYMRHKVTDYERWLGAMRKLRRGLIRPENEITFAPPTHTP; encoded by the coding sequence GTGGAGGTCGCCGGCAAAGTCGTGCTCGTCACCGGCGGGGCTCACGGAATCGGCCGCGCCCTGGCGGAGCGCTTCGCGCGGGAAAGAGCCCACGGGGTGGCGGTGGCGGACCTCGATGGCGAGGCAGCCCGCCGGGTGGCGGATTCGATCGGCGGCCTCGCCCTCACCGCCGACGTCTCCCGCGAGGACGACATCCAGCGCGCTGTGGAGCGGACCGAGGAGATCCTCGGTCCAATCGATCTCCTGTGCTCCAATGCCGGCTTCGGCTACTCGGACGCACCGGGCTGGGCCGCTACCTCCCAGACCGACGCGCAGTGGGACCGAATCTGGCGGCTGAACGTGATGTCCCATGTGTGGGGCGCCCGGGCGGTGTTACCGGGGATGGTCGAACGCGGCGGCGGCTGGCTGCTCCAGACGGTGTCCGCCGCCGGCCTGCTGTCGCAGATCGGCGATGCCGCCTACGCCACCACCAAGCACGCCGCCCTCGGCTTCGCGGAATCCCTCGCCATCACCCACGGCGACCAGGGCATCGGGGTGTCGGTGCTCTGCCCGCAGGGGGTACGCACGCATCTGCTCGAGGGACAGCCGGAGGCGCTGCCCATTCGCGCCGCCTCGGCGGACGGCGTGATCGAGCCGGAGGAAGTCGCCGAATCGGTGATCGCGGCCCTGGCCGAGGAGCGCTTCCTGATCTTGCCGCACCGGCAGGTCGCCGACTATATGCGGCACAAGGTCACCGACTACGAGCGCTGGTTGGGGGCGATGCGCAAGCTACGCCGCGGGCTCATCCGGCCGGAGAACGAGATCACCTTCGCGCCGCCCACCCACACGCCATGA
- a CDS encoding histidine phosphatase family protein, translating into MKKTRIILVRHGQASAGTDDYDRLSPVGVEQSRRLGESWADSGLRPDAVFAGPLLRHRQTEEAVAAVFEKRSLPWPAAENLDALCEHQAMELVSEVAPRLAEEDEEIAAWGREIEAAEAQRTSGGDGKPRLDLYFRIFREVTRRWVRDELGDLAQPFESWPAFRRRVAEGVQGIARAHGGGAGTGDGRTLVAFTSGGPVAASLGHALGLDDEKVLELSWIVHNTGCTDFLVIDGGIHLRAFNTLPHGLEGDLLTFV; encoded by the coding sequence GTGAAGAAAACCCGCATCATCCTCGTCCGCCACGGCCAGGCTTCCGCCGGAACCGACGACTACGACCGCCTGTCGCCCGTCGGCGTGGAGCAATCGCGGCGCCTCGGCGAGAGCTGGGCGGATTCTGGTCTGAGGCCCGACGCCGTCTTCGCCGGCCCGCTGCTGCGCCACCGGCAAACGGAGGAGGCGGTGGCGGCGGTGTTCGAGAAACGGTCCCTCCCCTGGCCGGCAGCCGAGAACCTGGACGCCCTCTGCGAGCATCAGGCGATGGAGCTGGTGTCGGAGGTGGCGCCGCGCCTGGCGGAGGAAGACGAAGAGATCGCCGCCTGGGGCCGCGAGATCGAAGCCGCCGAGGCCCAAAGAACATCTGGCGGCGACGGCAAGCCCCGGCTCGACCTCTACTTCCGCATCTTTCGGGAAGTGACCCGCCGCTGGGTGCGCGACGAACTGGGCGATCTGGCGCAACCCTTCGAGAGCTGGCCGGCGTTCCGCCGGCGCGTCGCCGAAGGAGTGCAGGGCATCGCCCGTGCCCACGGCGGCGGCGCGGGCACGGGCGATGGCCGCACCCTGGTGGCTTTCACGTCCGGCGGCCCGGTGGCCGCTTCCCTCGGTCACGCGCTGGGGCTGGACGATGAAAAGGTGCTCGAACTCTCCTGGATCGTCCACAACACCGGCTGTACGGACTTCCTGGTGATCGACGGCGGTATCCACCTGCGGGCCTTCAATACCCTGCCCCACGGCCTCGAAGGCGACCTCCTCACCTTCGTGTAG